A part of Solenopsis invicta isolate M01_SB chromosome 2, UNIL_Sinv_3.0, whole genome shotgun sequence genomic DNA contains:
- the LOC105200720 gene encoding ATPase family AAA domain-containing protein 2 isoform X1 produces MSSMNVHSHVLTNIIQAHAQLSTIHKIILQIMSDDDAALDSMDTEEEIFSPRNHSLDSNIRRPRSLRKLRSHSTSNSHLTRNNLSVRRSTRNRMQTYDNLNTSWILGTQTLKGYPMFQQHPSSSDKEMVDDVPGRKRDLRDRMPLRSRENHPPNKTPTRHLRDRTEHDRQNSRELRGRPDREIKERTEPEKDVGEQTRPANEEKDTRTRKSDSPSRFREGPVTRLCGSIGEKTEKPKVEQVEADDDSSRESEKPDNNDNDNSENEDGYEDMYTRIKRTRRTAQRQLPRVVDSDLSESSDSPGPRKYSLRQKKPTVDRFQANVEPVRRSIRALRSVLSNSMRRRKHRSKSTSSADSSDSEPQRYDKKKGKKARQSAIPQGGPPDRKADINPITVDTNIRFNDVGGLETHIHCLKEMVIFPMMYPDVFERYDVTPPKGVLFHGPPGTGKTLIARALANECSQGNKKMAFFMRKGADCLSKWVGESERQLRLLFEQAQQMKPSIIFFDEIDGLAPVRSTKQDQIHASIVSTLLALMDGLSDRGQVIVIGATNRIDAIDPALRRPGRFDRELFFPLPAMKERLEILKIHVSKWKNPPSDQLLEILAEKATGYCGSDLRALCTEAVLQGLRRTYPQIYMTNDRLLLDPERVDVKKRDFMQASSMLVPSSHRVAPYAGRKLQPFMESLLAPPLEELINLIKGIFPQGVNPAMAKMRNVKGIHRPRLLISGGSLSEGQGPHLAQALLYCMEHLPIQILDVGTLFAESARSPEETCVQVFNEAVRNVPSIIYIRSINQWWPLVPETVKAVFLCRIAALDPSLPILILATSDATYKDLPNQLKSLFSELRGEVYSMRTPTSEQRTKFFRPIFMIQSLKQPQIKNNKVEILETLPLAPNPLPKKLTEEEKQIMYEKDEVSLRELRIFLREICAKLARNRQFFMFTKPVDTEEVPDYNLIIKQPMDLETMMTKIDMNSYLCAREFLDDIDLICRNALEYNPDSLRDRPSLGILKRDPADKLIRHRACSLRDNAYALIKAELDSDFEDKCREISKNRRILESNCDNQGESKNSKPESTTAGERAEKKDSVNSSHSLVVNGKKFGSSRKRKIPAWARGYVKKVHKKKRIAFDENVTEAVANKSLNNESTSIDLEKFQEFETEANSVLNGHMGLYDNTDSENDSQNENSKGSQNCTVTDQRIDNLDQMEICFVEEDKPNGNGDSSSSSRRESMDELSFAIESDTSRDKIEENEKIIVDKSELEHAWHFTVEITKDFPVEVLCDIYVQLSRCVGKYAQKYDRKSLPKDLLKEMEKFTQYKSQR; encoded by the exons ATGAGTTCCATGAATGTACACAGTCATGTCcttacaaatataatacaagCACATGCACAATTGagtacaatacataaaattattctacAGATAATGTCAGATGATGATGCTGCATTGGACTCAATGGATACCGAGGAAGAAATCTTTTCACCTCGCAACCACAGCTTGGATTCAAACATCAGGCGACCCAGGAGCCTGCGCAAGCTGAGGTCGCATTCCACCTCTAATTCTCACCTAACTAGAAACAATCTGAGTGTACGTCGCAGTACACGTAATAGAATGCAGACTTATGACAATCTTAATACAAGCTGGATTCTAG gaACGCAAACCTTGAAAGGATATCCTATGTTTCAACAACATCCATCTTCCTCGGACAAAGAGATGGTAGATGATGTCCCTGGTAGAAAACGCGATCTCCGTGATCGCATGCCCTTGAGATCTCGCGAAAATCATCCACCTAATAAAACTCCAACGAGGCATCTTAGAGACAGAACGGAGCACGATCGACAAAATAGCAGGGAACTTCGAGGTAGACCCGATCGTGAAATCAAAGAGAGAACTGAACCAGAAAAGGATGTCGGTGAACAAACAAGACCAGCAAATGAGGAAAAAGATACAAG AACGAGGAAATCTGATAGCCCAAGCAGATTTAGAGAAGGTCCCGTAACCAGATTATGTGGAAGTATAGGTGAGAAGACCGAGAAGCCCAAAGTGGAGCAAGTGGAGGCAGATGATGATAGTTCACGCGAAAGTGAAAAGCCAGATAACAATGATAACGACAATTCTGAAAACGAAGAT gGTTATGAGGACATGTACACGCGTATTAAAAGAACAAGGCGCACGGCTCAACGACAACTGCCAAGAG TGGTGGATAGCGATTTAAGCGAATCCTCGGATTCTCCTGGGCCTAGAAAGTATAGTTTACGTCAAAAAAAGCCTACTGTAGATAGGTTTCAAGCTAATGTAGAACCAGTTAGACGTTCTATTAGAGCCCTTAGAAGTGTTCTCAGTAATTCGATGAGAAGAAGGAAGCATAGAAGTAAGAGCACAAGTTCTGCCGATTCCAGTGACTCTGAGCCTCAACGTTACGACAAGAAGAAAGGCAAAAAGGCGAG ACAATCGGCCATACCACAAGGCGGCCCACCTGATCGAAAAGCTGATATAAATCCCATCACCGTAGATACTAACATTAGATTTAATGACGTCGGAGGTCTGGAAACCCACATTCACTGCCTTAAGGAGATGGTCATCTTTCCTATGATGTATCCAGACGTTTTTGAGAGATACGACGTTACTCCACCGAAGGGTGTCTTGTTTCATGGTCCGCCAG GGACTGGCAAAACATTAATAGCTAGAGCGTTAGCAAACGAGTGCAGTCAAGGTAACAAGAAGATGGCATTCTTTATGAGAAAAGGAGCGGATTGTCTGTCGAAATGGGTCGGGGAATCGGAACGGCAATTGAGATTGTTGTTTGAACAGGCTCAACAAATGAAACCGTCCATAATATTTTTTGACGAAATAGATGGCCTGGCACCTGTTAGAAGTACCAAGCAGGATCAAATACATGCCAGTATTGTATCCACACTCTTGGCACTTATGGATGGTCTTAGTGACAGAGGACAG gtTATAGTTATCGGTGCAACAAACAGAATTGATGCAATTGATCCAGCTCTGCGAAGACCCGGCCGTTTTGATCGTGAACTCTTTTTTCCCTTACCCGCCATGAAAGAGAGATTAGAAATCCTAAAAATTCACGTTAGTAAATGGAAAAATCCACCATCCGATCAATTGTTGGAGATATTGGCGGAAAAGGCAACTGGTTATTGCGGCTCAGACTTGAGAGCTTTATGCACCGAGGCAGTACTGCAGGGATTAAGGAGAACTTATCCACAAATTTATATGACAAACGACAGATTATTATTGGATCCGGAAAGAGTCGAT GTAAAAAAACGTGACTTTATGCAAGCAAGCTCTATGCTCGTTCCATCATCGCATAGAGTAGCTCCATATGCGGGAAGAAAATTGCAGCCTTTTATGGAATCGCTATTGGCACCACCCTTGGaagaattaatcaatttaataaaaggaaTATTCCCTCAGGGTGTAAATCCTGCAATGGCAAA aatgaGGAATGTCAAGGGCATCCATCGTCCACGATTATTGATCTCGGGTGGCAGTTTGTCTGAGGGTCAAGGTCCTCATTTAGCTCAAGCATTGCTATATTGTATGGAGCATCTACCAATCCAGATCTTAGATGTCGGCACATTATTTGCAGAAAGTGCTCGATCCCCGGAAGAAACTTGTGTACAG gTGTTTAACGAAGCGGTTAGGAACGTACCGTCCATAATTTACATTCGATCGATCAATCAATGGTGGCCTCTCGTGCCGGAAACAGTAAAAGCAGTTTTCCTGTGCCGTATCGCCGCCTTAGATCCTTCATTGCCAATTTTAATTCTCGCAACGAGTGATGCAACGTATAAAGATCTACCCAATCAACTAAAGAGTTTGTTTAGCGAATTACGTGGGGAGGTATATTCTATGAGAACTCCTACTAGTGAACAAAGAACGAAATTTTTCCGGCCCATTTTTATGATCCAAAGTCTAAAACAGCCACAGATCAAAAACAACAAAGTAGAGATTTTAGAAACACTGCCATTAGCGCCGAATCCGTTGCCAAAGAAACTAACGGAAGAAGAGAAGCAGATTATGTACGAGAAAGATGAAGTGTCTCTGAGAGAGCTGCGGATTTTCCTGAGAGAAATATGCGCTAAATTAGCTAGAAATCGACA ATTTTTCATGTTTACGAAGCCGGTGGACACGGAAGAAGTACCGGATTACAACCTGATAATAAAGCAGCCTATGGATTTGGAAACGATGATGACCAAGATCGACATGAACAGCTATCTATGCGCCCGCGAGTTTCTCGATGATATTGATCTCATTTGCAGAAATGCTCTAGAATATAATCCAGACAG CTTACGTGATAGGCCCTCCCTCGGAATATTAAAGAG AGATCCCGCGGACAAATTGATAAGACATCGAGCGTGTTCCTTGCGTGATAACGCATACGCTTTAATAAAAGCGGAATTGGACTCCGATTTTGAGGACAAGTGTCGCGAAATTTCCAAGAATCGTCGAATTTTAGAGAGTAATTGTGATAATCAGGGGGAAAGCAAAAATTCCAAGCCAGAATCTACTACCGCTGGTGAACGAGCGGAGAAGAAGGATTCTGTAAATTCTAGTCATTCTCTCGTCGTGAACGGAAAGAAATTTGGTAGTTCAAGGAAACGTAAAATACCTGCTTGGGCGCGCGGTTACGTGAAAAAGGTTCATAAAAAGAAAAGGATCGCTTTCGATGAGAACGTTACTGAAGCAGTTGCGAATAAATCGTTGAACAATGAATCTACTAGTATTGATCTAGAAAAATTCCAAGAATTTGAAACCGAGGCGAATAGCGTTTTAAATGGGCATATGGGATTGTATGATAATACCGATTCGGAGAACGATTCGCAGAATGAGAATTCAAAGGGGAGCCAAAACTGCACTGTCACAGATCAACGAATAGATAATCTCGATCAAATGGAGATATGTTTCGTGGAAGAGGACAAGCCGAATGGAAATGGCGATTCAAGTTCGTCGTCTCGACGCGAGAGCATGGATGAATTGTCGTTTGCAATCGAAAGTGATACCAGTCGGGATAAGATCgaagaaaacgaaaaaattatagttGATAAAAGTGAGCTCGAACATGCATGGCATTTTACTGTCGAAATAACGAAGGACTTTCCCGTCGAGGTATTGTGCGATATTTATGTGCAACTAAGCAGATGCGTTGGGAAATATGCTCAGAAATATGATAGAAAATCACTGCCAAag GACTTGCTCAAGGAAATGGAAAAGTTTACACAGTACAAGTCACAACGTTAG
- the LOC105200720 gene encoding ATPase family AAA domain-containing protein 2 isoform X3 gives MKIMSDDDAALDSMDTEEEIFSPRNHSLDSNIRRPRSLRKLRSHSTSNSHLTRNNLSVRRSTRNRMQTYDNLNTSWILGTQTLKGYPMFQQHPSSSDKEMVDDVPGRKRDLRDRMPLRSRENHPPNKTPTRHLRDRTEHDRQNSRELRGRPDREIKERTEPEKDVGEQTRPANEEKDTRTRKSDSPSRFREGPVTRLCGSIGEKTEKPKVEQVEADDDSSRESEKPDNNDNDNSENEDGYEDMYTRIKRTRRTAQRQLPRVVDSDLSESSDSPGPRKYSLRQKKPTVDRFQANVEPVRRSIRALRSVLSNSMRRRKHRSKSTSSADSSDSEPQRYDKKKGKKARQSAIPQGGPPDRKADINPITVDTNIRFNDVGGLETHIHCLKEMVIFPMMYPDVFERYDVTPPKGVLFHGPPGTGKTLIARALANECSQGNKKMAFFMRKGADCLSKWVGESERQLRLLFEQAQQMKPSIIFFDEIDGLAPVRSTKQDQIHASIVSTLLALMDGLSDRGQVIVIGATNRIDAIDPALRRPGRFDRELFFPLPAMKERLEILKIHVSKWKNPPSDQLLEILAEKATGYCGSDLRALCTEAVLQGLRRTYPQIYMTNDRLLLDPERVDVKKRDFMQASSMLVPSSHRVAPYAGRKLQPFMESLLAPPLEELINLIKGIFPQGVNPAMAKMRNVKGIHRPRLLISGGSLSEGQGPHLAQALLYCMEHLPIQILDVGTLFAESARSPEETCVQVFNEAVRNVPSIIYIRSINQWWPLVPETVKAVFLCRIAALDPSLPILILATSDATYKDLPNQLKSLFSELRGEVYSMRTPTSEQRTKFFRPIFMIQSLKQPQIKNNKVEILETLPLAPNPLPKKLTEEEKQIMYEKDEVSLRELRIFLREICAKLARNRQFFMFTKPVDTEEVPDYNLIIKQPMDLETMMTKIDMNSYLCAREFLDDIDLICRNALEYNPDSLRDRPSLGILKRDPADKLIRHRACSLRDNAYALIKAELDSDFEDKCREISKNRRILESNCDNQGESKNSKPESTTAGERAEKKDSVNSSHSLVVNGKKFGSSRKRKIPAWARGYVKKVHKKKRIAFDENVTEAVANKSLNNESTSIDLEKFQEFETEANSVLNGHMGLYDNTDSENDSQNENSKGSQNCTVTDQRIDNLDQMEICFVEEDKPNGNGDSSSSSRRESMDELSFAIESDTSRDKIEENEKIIVDKSELEHAWHFTVEITKDFPVEVLCDIYVQLSRCVGKYAQKYDRKSLPKDLLKEMEKFTQYKSQR, from the exons ATGAAG ATAATGTCAGATGATGATGCTGCATTGGACTCAATGGATACCGAGGAAGAAATCTTTTCACCTCGCAACCACAGCTTGGATTCAAACATCAGGCGACCCAGGAGCCTGCGCAAGCTGAGGTCGCATTCCACCTCTAATTCTCACCTAACTAGAAACAATCTGAGTGTACGTCGCAGTACACGTAATAGAATGCAGACTTATGACAATCTTAATACAAGCTGGATTCTAG gaACGCAAACCTTGAAAGGATATCCTATGTTTCAACAACATCCATCTTCCTCGGACAAAGAGATGGTAGATGATGTCCCTGGTAGAAAACGCGATCTCCGTGATCGCATGCCCTTGAGATCTCGCGAAAATCATCCACCTAATAAAACTCCAACGAGGCATCTTAGAGACAGAACGGAGCACGATCGACAAAATAGCAGGGAACTTCGAGGTAGACCCGATCGTGAAATCAAAGAGAGAACTGAACCAGAAAAGGATGTCGGTGAACAAACAAGACCAGCAAATGAGGAAAAAGATACAAG AACGAGGAAATCTGATAGCCCAAGCAGATTTAGAGAAGGTCCCGTAACCAGATTATGTGGAAGTATAGGTGAGAAGACCGAGAAGCCCAAAGTGGAGCAAGTGGAGGCAGATGATGATAGTTCACGCGAAAGTGAAAAGCCAGATAACAATGATAACGACAATTCTGAAAACGAAGAT gGTTATGAGGACATGTACACGCGTATTAAAAGAACAAGGCGCACGGCTCAACGACAACTGCCAAGAG TGGTGGATAGCGATTTAAGCGAATCCTCGGATTCTCCTGGGCCTAGAAAGTATAGTTTACGTCAAAAAAAGCCTACTGTAGATAGGTTTCAAGCTAATGTAGAACCAGTTAGACGTTCTATTAGAGCCCTTAGAAGTGTTCTCAGTAATTCGATGAGAAGAAGGAAGCATAGAAGTAAGAGCACAAGTTCTGCCGATTCCAGTGACTCTGAGCCTCAACGTTACGACAAGAAGAAAGGCAAAAAGGCGAG ACAATCGGCCATACCACAAGGCGGCCCACCTGATCGAAAAGCTGATATAAATCCCATCACCGTAGATACTAACATTAGATTTAATGACGTCGGAGGTCTGGAAACCCACATTCACTGCCTTAAGGAGATGGTCATCTTTCCTATGATGTATCCAGACGTTTTTGAGAGATACGACGTTACTCCACCGAAGGGTGTCTTGTTTCATGGTCCGCCAG GGACTGGCAAAACATTAATAGCTAGAGCGTTAGCAAACGAGTGCAGTCAAGGTAACAAGAAGATGGCATTCTTTATGAGAAAAGGAGCGGATTGTCTGTCGAAATGGGTCGGGGAATCGGAACGGCAATTGAGATTGTTGTTTGAACAGGCTCAACAAATGAAACCGTCCATAATATTTTTTGACGAAATAGATGGCCTGGCACCTGTTAGAAGTACCAAGCAGGATCAAATACATGCCAGTATTGTATCCACACTCTTGGCACTTATGGATGGTCTTAGTGACAGAGGACAG gtTATAGTTATCGGTGCAACAAACAGAATTGATGCAATTGATCCAGCTCTGCGAAGACCCGGCCGTTTTGATCGTGAACTCTTTTTTCCCTTACCCGCCATGAAAGAGAGATTAGAAATCCTAAAAATTCACGTTAGTAAATGGAAAAATCCACCATCCGATCAATTGTTGGAGATATTGGCGGAAAAGGCAACTGGTTATTGCGGCTCAGACTTGAGAGCTTTATGCACCGAGGCAGTACTGCAGGGATTAAGGAGAACTTATCCACAAATTTATATGACAAACGACAGATTATTATTGGATCCGGAAAGAGTCGAT GTAAAAAAACGTGACTTTATGCAAGCAAGCTCTATGCTCGTTCCATCATCGCATAGAGTAGCTCCATATGCGGGAAGAAAATTGCAGCCTTTTATGGAATCGCTATTGGCACCACCCTTGGaagaattaatcaatttaataaaaggaaTATTCCCTCAGGGTGTAAATCCTGCAATGGCAAA aatgaGGAATGTCAAGGGCATCCATCGTCCACGATTATTGATCTCGGGTGGCAGTTTGTCTGAGGGTCAAGGTCCTCATTTAGCTCAAGCATTGCTATATTGTATGGAGCATCTACCAATCCAGATCTTAGATGTCGGCACATTATTTGCAGAAAGTGCTCGATCCCCGGAAGAAACTTGTGTACAG gTGTTTAACGAAGCGGTTAGGAACGTACCGTCCATAATTTACATTCGATCGATCAATCAATGGTGGCCTCTCGTGCCGGAAACAGTAAAAGCAGTTTTCCTGTGCCGTATCGCCGCCTTAGATCCTTCATTGCCAATTTTAATTCTCGCAACGAGTGATGCAACGTATAAAGATCTACCCAATCAACTAAAGAGTTTGTTTAGCGAATTACGTGGGGAGGTATATTCTATGAGAACTCCTACTAGTGAACAAAGAACGAAATTTTTCCGGCCCATTTTTATGATCCAAAGTCTAAAACAGCCACAGATCAAAAACAACAAAGTAGAGATTTTAGAAACACTGCCATTAGCGCCGAATCCGTTGCCAAAGAAACTAACGGAAGAAGAGAAGCAGATTATGTACGAGAAAGATGAAGTGTCTCTGAGAGAGCTGCGGATTTTCCTGAGAGAAATATGCGCTAAATTAGCTAGAAATCGACA ATTTTTCATGTTTACGAAGCCGGTGGACACGGAAGAAGTACCGGATTACAACCTGATAATAAAGCAGCCTATGGATTTGGAAACGATGATGACCAAGATCGACATGAACAGCTATCTATGCGCCCGCGAGTTTCTCGATGATATTGATCTCATTTGCAGAAATGCTCTAGAATATAATCCAGACAG CTTACGTGATAGGCCCTCCCTCGGAATATTAAAGAG AGATCCCGCGGACAAATTGATAAGACATCGAGCGTGTTCCTTGCGTGATAACGCATACGCTTTAATAAAAGCGGAATTGGACTCCGATTTTGAGGACAAGTGTCGCGAAATTTCCAAGAATCGTCGAATTTTAGAGAGTAATTGTGATAATCAGGGGGAAAGCAAAAATTCCAAGCCAGAATCTACTACCGCTGGTGAACGAGCGGAGAAGAAGGATTCTGTAAATTCTAGTCATTCTCTCGTCGTGAACGGAAAGAAATTTGGTAGTTCAAGGAAACGTAAAATACCTGCTTGGGCGCGCGGTTACGTGAAAAAGGTTCATAAAAAGAAAAGGATCGCTTTCGATGAGAACGTTACTGAAGCAGTTGCGAATAAATCGTTGAACAATGAATCTACTAGTATTGATCTAGAAAAATTCCAAGAATTTGAAACCGAGGCGAATAGCGTTTTAAATGGGCATATGGGATTGTATGATAATACCGATTCGGAGAACGATTCGCAGAATGAGAATTCAAAGGGGAGCCAAAACTGCACTGTCACAGATCAACGAATAGATAATCTCGATCAAATGGAGATATGTTTCGTGGAAGAGGACAAGCCGAATGGAAATGGCGATTCAAGTTCGTCGTCTCGACGCGAGAGCATGGATGAATTGTCGTTTGCAATCGAAAGTGATACCAGTCGGGATAAGATCgaagaaaacgaaaaaattatagttGATAAAAGTGAGCTCGAACATGCATGGCATTTTACTGTCGAAATAACGAAGGACTTTCCCGTCGAGGTATTGTGCGATATTTATGTGCAACTAAGCAGATGCGTTGGGAAATATGCTCAGAAATATGATAGAAAATCACTGCCAAag GACTTGCTCAAGGAAATGGAAAAGTTTACACAGTACAAGTCACAACGTTAG